One window from the genome of Enterococcus haemoperoxidus ATCC BAA-382 encodes:
- a CDS encoding 2-hydroxymuconate tautomerase, which produces MPFIHVELIEGRSEEQLTNMVKEITEVVSRNTGAPQENIHVIVNEMKKDRYAQGGQWKK; this is translated from the coding sequence ATGCCATTTATTCATGTTGAATTAATTGAAGGACGAAGCGAAGAGCAACTAACGAACATGGTAAAAGAAATCACGGAAGTGGTATCCAGAAATACAGGAGCACCTCAAGAGAATATTCATGTTATTGTAAACGAGATGAAAAAAGACCGTTATGCACAAGGTGGCCAATGGAAAAAATAA